DNA from Desulfuromonas sp. AOP6:
TTCGTGGAAAACCCTGTGGGGAACTCGAAAAGAGCCGTGGGCAAGTCCTGTGAGCACCTCTCTTTCCAGCCTTTTGCCTATTTTTTAATCAAGAGGAGGAGATATAAAGGCGAGACGAAAACGAAAGGATTCTTGAGCTGAAACACGATCTGTAGTAATAAAGAGATAGCCTGAAAGCCATGGGGGGCACCTTCCCAAGACGCCCATCTCACACCGGAGGAAGAGCACAGATGGTCCAGATGACCGAAGCCGCCCTTTTCGATGCCTGCCGGATTCTTTTTGGCCAGGAACTGAACCTCAATCGCGACTTTCTCTTCTACCTCCAGCCCTGCGGTGCCAAATCAGCCTATCGCAGCAAGGCCAAACAGACGCATCCGGATCGCTTTGCCGATGCTGAAAAAAAGCGGCAAAATGTCCTGTTTCATGATCTGACCAGCGCTTACAAGCTTATCAACACCTTTCTGGAGCAGCGGGAAAAAGGGCATATCCTGCCTCTGCGCAACTCCGGCCCACGCGCCAGGACCAGTGCTTCTCCAACTCGTCCCCGCCCCCCGGCTTCGCCGGCCGGCACCTTCTATGCCGGGGACCTGCCCCAGCGAAACCTGGAATTCGGCCTCTATCTCTACTATCGCGGCTACATCTCCTACCAACAACTCATCGCGGCACTCGTCTGGCAGAGAGCCCAAAGGCCGGCCATCGGGGAAATAGCCCGCCGCTGGGGATGGCTCGACGAGGTCGCGCTGCGCCATGTTCTCACCTCACGGGGAGCTTTCAGCCGTTTCGGGCAGCGGGCCGTCAAGCTCGGCGTATTGACCCCTTTCCAGGTACAGACCTTGCTCCGCTACCAGCAGAACCTCCACAAGCGTATCGGCCAGTACTTCGTCGAGAGCAACCTTCTGAGCGCCCAGGATATTGAAAAGCTGGTCGAAGAACTGAAAACCCACAACCAGAAGGTAGCCGTCGGGCGGCGCTCCGCCAGCCCCTCCTTTTAACGCTCTTCACCCATCCTTTCCCCAGCTCACAACGGAAAAGGAGCAGACTCCGGCTTCAGGGTCGGCATGACACCGGCTCGGCGCAGGCGGTTGAGATATTCGACCCGCGAAATCGCCTGCCCGCCCAAGGAAGCCAGGTGGGAAGTCGGCAGCTGACAGTCGATCATCTCGAAATCATGGGACGCCAGGCTGCGCGCCAGAAAAACCAGGGCCAGCTTGGAGGCGTTGCTGCGGCGGTGAAACATCGACTCGCCAAAGAAGCAGCGCCCCAGACAAACACCGTACAATCCGCCGACCAGCTCCTTTCCCTGCCAGCATTCGACCGAATGCGCGAAACCCATCCTGTGCAGCTGGCCATAGGCATCCAGCATTTCATCGGTGATCCAGGTTCCCGCACTATCCCTTCGGTCTGAACCACAGGCCAGCATAACGTCGTCAAAAGCGCGGTCGACCGTCAGCTCGAAGGGGCCACGGCGGATCACTTTGTCAAGGCTGCGGGAAACATGAATGGCGGTCGGTTCGATAATGAAACGGGGGTCGGGCGACCACCAGAGGATGGGATCCCCCTCGTTGAACCAGGGGAATATGCCGGAGGAATAGGCTAGAAGAAGTCGCTGTGGAGACAGATCCCCACCGACAGCCAGCAGACCATCAGGCTCGGCCAGGTGAGGCGGCGGAAAAAGCAGCTGCTCTGACAGTTGAAATACGGGCACCGATGAATCCCCAGGAGCGCCTCAGACGTAGGAAAAAGTCAGGGTGTCCTGGCGCAGACCGACACGCACGGTCCCCCCCTTGCTCAGCCGTCCGAACAGGATTTCGCTGGCAATGACATCACTGACTTCCGTCTGAATGAGCCGGGCAAGCGGACGAGCACCGTAAACCGGGTCGTAACCCCGCTGCGCAAAATACCGACGGGCAGCCGGGGAGACTTTGAGGGCAATGCCCTTCTCCCGCAGGGGAGCCGACAGCTCGTTGAAAAACTTGTCGACGATCCTTACGATCACTTCCTCAGCGAGACTGCTGAAAGCGATGATGGCATCAAGGCGATTGCGAAACTCGGGCGAGAAGGTCCGTTCGACAGCATGACGGGGATCTCCCGCCGAAGCCGCCGCCTTGCTGAACCCGATGGGGTTGGCGCTCATTTCCCGGGCGCCGGCGTTACTGGTCATGATGAGGACGACGTTGCGGAAGTCGGCCTTCTTCCCATTATTGTCGGTGAGAGTGCCGTGATCCATGACCTGCAGCAGGATATTGAAAAGATCGGGATGGGCCTTCTCAATCTCGTCAAGCAGCAGTATCGCATAGGGATGCCTGATGACGGCATCGGTCAGTAGGCCGCCCTGTTCGAAACCGACATAGCCCGGCGGCGAACCGATGAGGCGCGCCACTGAATGCTTCTCCATGTATTCACTCATGTCGAAGCGGATGAACTCCACGCCCATCTGGACGGCCAGCTGTTTGGCGACCTCCGTCTTGCCCACCCCGGTAGGACCCGTGAACAGGAAGGAACCCGTGGGTTTTTCCGGATGGCCCAGGCCGGCCCGGGAACGCAGCACCGCGCGGCAAAGGGCGTCGATGGCCGGATCCTGCCCGAACACGCGCGCCTTGATATCCCTGGCAAGGGTCTTCAGGCGCTGGCGGTCCCGCGCCGAGACCTGCCGCTGCGGGATACGCGCGATACGGGCGATCGTTTCTTCTATTTCACGGATCCCCACTTCCTGTCGTGACCGCGGATGCAGCCGGAAGGAGGCACCCACCTCGTCGATGACGTCAATGGCCTTGTCCGGCAAGTGGCGAAAGTTGATGTGGCGGGCCGACAGCTCAGCGGCGGCCCGCAGCGCTTCTTCGCTGTAACGGACGCCGTGATGCTCTTCATAGTGGGACTTCAACCCCCGAAGAATGGCGAGGGTCTCCTCGACACTCGGTTCAGGAACATCGATCTTCTGAAAACGGCGGGACAAAGCCCGGTCCTTCTCAAAAAGATTCTTGTATTCCTCATAGGTGGTTGAACCGATGCAGCGCAGCTCACCGGAGGCGAGTACCGGCTTGAGAATATTGGAGGCATCCATCGAGCCACCGCTGGTAGCGCCGGCGCCCACGACGGTGTGGATTTCATCTATAAAGAGGATGGCTTTGCCTTTTTTGGCCAGGGCGGCCAGTACCGCCTTGAGCCGTTCCTCGAAATCCCCGCGGAACTTGGTACCGGCCAGCAGCGCCCCCATATCGAGGGAAAAGATCTCAAAATCCG
Protein-coding regions in this window:
- a CDS encoding J domain-containing protein; this translates as MVQMTEAALFDACRILFGQELNLNRDFLFYLQPCGAKSAYRSKAKQTHPDRFADAEKKRQNVLFHDLTSAYKLINTFLEQREKGHILPLRNSGPRARTSASPTRPRPPASPAGTFYAGDLPQRNLEFGLYLYYRGYISYQQLIAALVWQRAQRPAIGEIARRWGWLDEVALRHVLTSRGAFSRFGQRAVKLGVLTPFQVQTLLRYQQNLHKRIGQYFVESNLLSAQDIEKLVEELKTHNQKVAVGRRSASPSF
- the aat gene encoding leucyl/phenylalanyl-tRNA--protein transferase — translated: MPVFQLSEQLLFPPPHLAEPDGLLAVGGDLSPQRLLLAYSSGIFPWFNEGDPILWWSPDPRFIIEPTAIHVSRSLDKVIRRGPFELTVDRAFDDVMLACGSDRRDSAGTWITDEMLDAYGQLHRMGFAHSVECWQGKELVGGLYGVCLGRCFFGESMFHRRSNASKLALVFLARSLASHDFEMIDCQLPTSHLASLGGQAISRVEYLNRLRRAGVMPTLKPESAPFPL
- the clpA gene encoding ATP-dependent Clp protease ATP-binding subunit ClpA, with product MFNQEVQITFSLAVREAQRRRHEYLTTEHVLYAILFDGDGQDIIRHCGGDLETLRAMLEDFMTNQMESVATESEAVPEQTVGLQRVLQSTVVHMHSAGKNQITIGDVLVAILEEKNSHAAHFLKLQGVGRLDVLHYISHGVAKMPSRQEGEPSPGSGREDSGGGGVKSAPAKDPLKIFTVNLLEKARAGKIDPLIGRETEVERTLLVLCRRRKNNPIYVGEPGVGKTALAEGLALRMARGEVPDMLTDFEIFSLDMGALLAGTKFRGDFEERLKAVLAALAKKGKAILFIDEIHTVVGAGATSGGSMDASNILKPVLASGELRCIGSTTYEEYKNLFEKDRALSRRFQKIDVPEPSVEETLAILRGLKSHYEEHHGVRYSEEALRAAAELSARHINFRHLPDKAIDVIDEVGASFRLHPRSRQEVGIREIEETIARIARIPQRQVSARDRQRLKTLARDIKARVFGQDPAIDALCRAVLRSRAGLGHPEKPTGSFLFTGPTGVGKTEVAKQLAVQMGVEFIRFDMSEYMEKHSVARLIGSPPGYVGFEQGGLLTDAVIRHPYAILLLDEIEKAHPDLFNILLQVMDHGTLTDNNGKKADFRNVVLIMTSNAGAREMSANPIGFSKAAASAGDPRHAVERTFSPEFRNRLDAIIAFSSLAEEVIVRIVDKFFNELSAPLREKGIALKVSPAARRYFAQRGYDPVYGARPLARLIQTEVSDVIASEILFGRLSKGGTVRVGLRQDTLTFSYV